A genomic window from Gossypium hirsutum isolate 1008001.06 chromosome D10, Gossypium_hirsutum_v2.1, whole genome shotgun sequence includes:
- the LOC107916010 gene encoding putative lipid-binding protein AIR1 has protein sequence MASNVKASTALVLSLNLLFFAFVSSHNVENPVFIHPGDVYHNGRITHGHPGTCNPLNLGVCLGLLDLVGVSVGNVPTEPCCSVIQGLVDLEAAVCLCTAVRANVLGIPIHLPISLSLLLNKCGREVATEYICSP, from the coding sequence ATGGCTTCTAATGTTAAAGCATCAACTGCTCTTGTTCTTTCTCTTAACcttcttttctttgcttttgtAAGCTCTCACAACGTGGAAAACCCCGTTTTTATTCATCCCGGAGATGTGTACCATAATGGCAGAATCACTCATGGTCATCCCGGTACATGCAATCCCCTAAATCTCGGTGTATGCCTTGGCCTGTTGGATTTGGTGGGTGTTAGTGTCGGAAACGTACCTACAGAACCATGTTGCAGCGTGATTCAAGGATTGGTCGATCTTGAAGCTGCAGTTTGCCTTTGCACTGCTGTCAGAGCCAATGTGTTGGGCATTCCCATCCACCTTCCTATTTCATTGAGCCTCTTACTCAATAAATGTGGAAGAGAAGTAGCTACGGAATACATTTGCAGCCCTTAA